Below is a window of Culturomica massiliensis DNA.
AGCTTATGGACAGAAAACCATTGAAGAAAGACATCGTCACCGTTACGAATTTAACAATGAATATAAAGAAGCTTTCGAAAAAGCAGGAATGATCACAACCGGCATCAATCCGGACACCGGACTGACGGAAATTATAGAAATACCCGGCCATAAATGGTTCGTCGGAACACAGTTTCATCCGGAATACAAGAGTACGGTCATCAAACCGCATCCTTTGTTTGTAGCCTTTATAAAAGCTTGTATATCTTAATACACCAGAGACCAGGAGTATTTACGGATTATTTTCCGCGTAAAGCTCCGATTTCTTTAACATAAAAATTTATAGACCCTTTAAATATGGATAAAAACACCATTTTCGGCTTAGTGCTTATTTTTTTAATCCTTATCGGATTTTCATATTTAACTCGTCCGAGTGAAGCAGAGCTTCAACGTGCCCAGGAGCAACGGGATTCCATCGCCCGCGTAGAAGCAGCAAGAGCGGCACAGGTTGCCGAGCAGGAAAAGAAAGATTTCGAATTGGCCCGGCAAAACGATTCGTTACCCCAAAATCAGAATACAGTCTTTGTACAAGATAGTCTGACGGAAAAAATCATTACTCTGGAAAATGCCAAAATCCGGCTCCAGATCAGTACCCTGGGAGGGCGCATCGTAAATGTGGATTTAAAAGACTACTGCACCCACGATTCCCTGCCGCTTATTTTATGGAACGAAAACAAAAGTACGTTCGGCCTGAATTTTTACGCCCGCAACAAACAGGTCAATACCGAAAAATATCTGTTTCAGCCCAATACAACTGAGTCCGTGCTCTACGCCGAGAACGGAGAACAGACATTATCGCTGAAACTCTATTCCGAGGACAATAAATACGTCGAATTTTTATATAAACTGGCTCCGGACAGTTATATGGCCGACTTCAGTATCCTCACCCACAATATGAATGATGTCATTGCTTCCAATTCTTCTTTCCTGACTCTATTCTGGGGAGCCGATATGCCGCAATTGGAAAAAAGCAAGGATTTTGAAAACCGCTATACCGGAGTGTATTATGATTTCTTAAGCGACGATGTAGAAAACATGTCCATGACATCCGATGAAAAAGAAACGTTGACCAATAAAATTAAATGGGTGGCATTCAAACAACAGTTTTTTACATCGGTATTGATCGCAGGCGAGTCATTTACCGACGTCAGTTTATCTACCCAGATAAGCAATGAACCCGGTTATCTGAAAAAAGTATACGCAGAGATTCCTCTGGTTTACGAAGGAAAAGCCAACGAAGCTTACAATATGAAATTTTTCTTTGGTCCGAATTCATTTCCTGTTTTAAAAGAATACGGTGCCGACATAGAATTACCTAAACTCGTAAACCTGGGATGGAAATGGGTGGCTTGGTTCAACCAATATGTTGTGATTCCTCTTTTCGGCTTTTTGGAAAATCATGTAACGACCAACTACGGTTTGATCATTCTATTATTGACGTTGATCATTAAGCTGGTACTTTTCCCTTTAACCTACAAATCCTATTTGTCACAGGCCAAAATGCGGGTACTGAAACCACAAATCGACGAAATCAATAAAAAATTCCCCAAAGAAAAAGCACTGGAACGCCAAAAAGCAACAATGGCCTTGTATAAAAAAGCCGGTGTAAATCCGATGGGAGGCTGTTTGCCGATGCTGTTGCAAATGCCGATTCTTATCGCCCTGTTCTGGTTCTTCCCCGGTGCAATAGAACTCCGGCAAAAAAGTTTCCTATGGGCCACCGACCTGGCTTCCTATGACTCCATCGCCACTCTGCCGTTCACCATACCGTTCTATGGTAATCATGTCAGTTTATTCTGCCTGTTGATGACAGCTACCAATATCATCTACATGATTATGAATAAGAAAAACCAGCCGCAAAACGATCAGTTGAAAGGCATGCAGACTATGATGTACCTCATGCCGATTATGTTCCTGTTTATTTTCAACAGCTACTCCTCCGGCTTGAGTTATTACTATTTCGTTGCCACGCTGATTACGATCATCCAGACATGGGTTATCCAGCGTTATGTAAACGATGAGAAATTGTTGCGGCAGATCGAATTGGCAAAATCCAAACCGGTAAAAAAATCCAAATTCCAGGAACGTCTGGAACAAATGCAACGGATGCAGGAACAACGCGCCAGAGAACAACAACAAAAGAAGAAAAAGAATTAAGAAATTTAGCTGAATATCCTAAACGGAGGAGTAAATAAAATTTTACTTCTCCGTTTTCTATTTTACTTCTAGCGGTTTCTCCTATTTTTTAAATTATTTCATAAAATAATTTTGTTTATATTATAAACTAATTTATTTTTGTATCAGAAATAAAAAAATAATCCCGATCTATTAATACGAATAACTATGGAAAACAAATCTCTCAATGAAAAAGAAAGTCTGGAACTGATCGCCCGCATGATTCAGAACACCCACAACAATCTGGAAAGCAGAGGTTATATTGGCTTGCTTGTCAATGGCTACTGCACACTCTTTATTTCGCTACTCGTTTATTTTCTCGTTCGTTACACGCACAACAATTACTATTTCCTGCTTTGGTTCGGCATCATCCTCATCGGCGGCCTCTGGGAATATTTCGAAAAACGTAATCATCCTAAAAGAGTGACCACTTTCATAGACCGGGTAGTCGGCTATGTTTGGATTGTTTTAGGTATTATGATATGGATAACTGCCGGTATCGCTTTTTTCGAACCTATTCCTGTTCTGTTGTTAATTGCTTTATTTGCCAATGCTGGAACAGCAATGACCGGACTGATCATTAAATTCAAAGCGTTGACAATCGGCGGATTTATCGGTATCGGACTATCTTTTTCCCTGATTTTCATTACCAGTCTGGAATGTATTCTGATTTTCGCCGCGATCTTCCTTTTCTGCATGATCATTCCGGGACATATATTACAACAGGCAGAAAAGAAAAATCGCATAAAATCAGAACGATATGTTTAAAGAACTGGATCCTTTATTGCATTCGGAATTACGACTGGCTATCATGTCGATTCTGATCTCTGTTGAAAGTGCCGACTTTGTTTTTCTCAAGGAACAAACAAAGGCAACTGCCGGCAATCTCAGTGTACAGATCGACAAGCTGAACAAAGCTGGATACATTGGCATCGAAAAAACATTCAAAGGAAAAATGCCGCAAACCATTTGTAAAATCCCGCCTGCCGGTTCTTCTGCTTTCGAAAGCTATATTGAAGCCTTGAAATCCTACATCGGAAAGTTAGAATAATAACTGACTTTAAATTGAACGACCTCACGGTCGTTGCAAATTTAAAAAAGAATAAACTATGAAAAAAATCTTTATCATCCTGGCCCTTGTACTCGAAGGCGGAATGAGTTCGTTTGCCGCTATCGCTTTACAGTATATACCGGAAGAACAGCGGGAAACGGTAAAACCTTATCTGGTATTTCCCTATTCCGCCGACACAGATATCCCCTCCATCACCCGTATCCCCAAGCTCATCATCCACAGTCCCGAAGACGAAGTCGTTCCCTATGCACAAGGAAAACAAGTATTTCAGGCCGCCCAGGAACCCAAAACATTTCTCTCCGTCCGGGGCAAACATCTGAAAGCTTTATTAGCGAAACCGGATCGGATTTTAGAACAAATCAATAACTTGACTAAATAACAAGCTATCATGGAAACAAACACAGAAAATCGGAAAAAAAGACTGAACAAACTCTACCGGCAAATTTTGATTTACATTGTCATTATGTTGTTCCTGACCTTTATCAATTACAATCAGACACCCGGACATTGGTGGGTTATCTGGCCGGCAGCCGGCTGGGGACTTGCTATCCTGTTACAAGCGATTTATACCTTCTTCCCTTCAGACGAAGAAGACGACTGATTTCGCCCTCCCTCTATCTTTTATTTAGGTAAGGGATTGAGGGTTCTACGTTTCGCTGCCTGTTCAAATCTGTAGGCTTGATCCGTTGTAAGGTCTCTCTTCACTTCCGGTGTCATATAATCCCTCGGGTCGATAGGAATCAAATTTATTCCGGCACTCTTCAATTTTCGTGCCGCAGCTTCAAAATCTTCTCCCCCATACGGTATTGCATAATAAATCGTTATCGTCGGAAATATTGTTGTCAATGTTATGATCTGAGGAGTACATCTCTCCAAACAAGGGAAATTATTAATTGTAATGGATAGCTTTCTTTCTCTTACTTCCAGCTCTGCCACTTCAGCCTCTAATTTTTGAAGTCTGGTTACGATCTGTTCTTCTGCATGCACTCCGTCTGAAGATTGTTCTTCAAACATTCGTTGACCAAAAACGGCTACTGCCCTGGTATGCGCTGGAAAAGCAAAATCGCGCTGGGCACTCATAGAAAAAGGTAATCTCACTTCCGCTATCCCCTTCTCTGTAGGAGCAATAGGAATAGGCTCTTCTTTTGCTCTGGCATCCAAAAATCTTAAAATATCTCCCAAAGTCCACGTATCACTTTGCACATTTATTTCTTTCAGCCAGCCTCGAATTTTTTCCTTAAATTTCATTCCATACCTGCTGTAAAAATCCTGAAGTTTGCTAATAAGAGATTCTAAATTTTTTTCACCCTCTCCCAAAGATACTCTTTTAGACAATGATTCATAATTTATCTTGCGTTGAACCAAATTCAAGCGTTCTCCCGTTCCATAGCTTCCCTTTCCGAAAATAATGTCCGGTTTTTGCCCCAACTTAGAAACCCAATCAGCAAAACAAGCCTGGATAGCCCTTTTATCCTCAAAATATTGTTGTGGTTTCCTCAATGAAGAAGGCGAAAAAATCCCCGATTCCTGATTTATCTGTCTTTCACAATACATCTTTCATCTGCATTTAAACAATAAAACCAAAAATAAAAACTCGTTATTTCTCCCCCAATAAATCCCTTCGAGATACCTGAATTATCTTTCCAATAGCCAAATTCGTTTCGGAATATATATTATCCAAGAAAACCGTTATCTTTGTCCATTATTTTATAAAGTGGCAGTGTGATTCTGATTTTTTAATTTAAACTAGTGGATATGAGAAAAAAATACTTACTGACAAGTATTCTGTTCATGTGTGTCGTTTTCCTGGCTACAGGTAAAAGCAAAGTATACAACATGGCCGATTTCGGTTTAAAAGCCAACAGCGGTGAAAATGCTTCCCCCCTATTGGTCCAAGCGATTGAAACCATAAAAGGCGAATACCACGAAGGGGATCGGATTACCCTTATTTTTCCGGCCGGAAGATATGATTTCCACGAAGCGGGAGCCAGCCGGCGCGAATATTATATTTCCAACCACGACCAGGTGAACCCGAAAATTGTCGGAATTGCTTTGGAAAATTTAAAACATGTCACCATCGACGGTCAGCATTCCGAATTTGTCTTTCACGGACGTATGATTCCTCTTTCGCTGCTGAATTCGGAAAACTGTACACTGAAAAATTTCAGTATCGATTTTGAAAACCCCCACATTGCCCAAATCAAAGTGATAAAAAATGATCCGCAGGAAGGGATCACATTTGAAGTAGCCCCGTGGGTAAAATACCGTATCGGAGAAGAAGGTTATTTCGAAACGACGGGAGAAGGCTGGGTAGCCCGTCAATCTACGGGAATTGCTTTTGAAGCCGAAAGCCGCCACATCGTATACAATACAAGCGATTTATTCTATAACACACAGGGAGCTCAGGAAGTAGCGCCCCGTACAATTCTGGCTCCGCAATGGAAAGACAAACGCCTCATACCGGGAACTGTCATTGCTATGCGCACCTGGTATCGCCCGACTCCGGGACTGTTTCTTTCCCACAACCGAAATACCCGTTTGCAAAATGTAAAAGTACATTATGCAGAAGGCATGGGCCTATTGGCCCAATTGTGCGAAAACATCACTTTAGACGGTTTCAGCGTGTGCCTGAAAGGGGAAAACGATCCCCGTTACTTCACCACCCAGGCCGATGCGACCCATTTTTCCGGATGCAAAGGTAAAATTATCTCCAAAAACGGACTGTATGAAGGTATGATGGACGACGCCATCAACATACACGGGACCTACCTGAAAGTGATCCGGCGCTTGGACAATAACACATTGGTAGGGAGATACATGCACGACCAAGCCTGGGGATTCGAATGGGGACGGCCGGGCGACGCCGTTCAATTCGTCAACTCGTCTACCATGGAGTTAGTCGGGAACGGCAACAAAATCAAAACGATTCATCCGTATGACAAAAAGGAGATAACCGGTGCCCGGGAATACCTGATCCAATTCGAACATCCCATAGATACGGCCATCAATGCCCGAACCGGTTGCGGAATAGAAAACCTTGAATGGACTCCGGAAGTTGTTTTCAGCAATAACACAGTCCGTAACAACAGAGCCCGGGGTGCCTTATTCAGTACACCGAAAAAGACCATCGTCGAAAACAATACGTTCGACCATACTTCCGGCACCGCCATTCTGCTCTGCGGCGACTGTAACGGCTGGTTTGAAACCGGAGCCTGCCGGGAAGTCATCATCCGCAATAACCGGTTTATCAACGCATTGACGAATATGTTCCAGTTCACCAATGCAATCATCTCCATCTATCCGGAAATTCCGGATCTGAAAGCCCAAAAATTATACTTCCACGGAGGTCCGGGTAAAGGTGTCATTATCGAAAACAACTTTTTCGAGACTTTCGACCAACCGGTCGTATATGCCAAATCTCTGGACGGATTTGTCTTTCGTAAAAATACGATCCGCCAGAATCAGGAATATCCGGCCTTCCATTGGAACAAAAAACGCTTTCTTTTTGAACGGGTCAAAAACATAGATATCCGTCACAATAAATTCGACGGCGGATTCGATTATCGGCGGGACGTTACTGAAAAATAAAGAAAACCGGGTTGTACTGATATGATACGACCCGGTTTCTTTAATTTAAGACAGAATCATCGCTTGATAATCATTCAAATTTTGTATAAATTTATTGCTCAATAAATGATCAGAATATCCTGCATTTTGACAATACAATTCGGAAGATTCTTTTGATTTATTAAAAAAGCAAAACATTTCTTTTATACTAACGTAAAACCAATAAAAAAGACATGAAAATTACAATGCATGGAAACCCGCTGACACTTGCGGGCCAACCGATTAAAGTAGGAGAAACAGCTCCGGTATTCACGGCTGCCGACCAAGGTTTAAAACCCGTCAGCCTGGATCAGTTCAAAGACAAGAAGGTGGTTATATCTGTATTCCCTTCTATAGATACGCCGGTATGCTCGGCACAGATGCACCGGTTCAATAAAATCGCAACGGAACTGAGTAATGATATCGTTATTATCGCCATCTCATGCGACCTGCCTTTTGCCCTTCACCGCTATTGCGCAGCCGAAGGCATCGACAGAGTGGTTACCTTGTCCGATTACAAAGATGTCGATTTCGGTAAAAAATACGGCTTTTTGATTGAAGAACTCCGGTTGTTGTCGCGGGGGATCGTTATCGTCGGTAAAGACCGGAAAGTCAAATACGTAGAATATGTTCCGGAAATCACGCACGAACCGGATTATGACAAAGCTATGGAAGCATTGAAAAAAATATAATTCATTTTTCTCCGATAAAAAAGTTGCCACGGCTGTGTCGCGGCAACTTTTTTTATATCCGGCTTTATAAACTTAAATTTGCTTCAATAAATTGATCATTTCAATAGCTGTAGCCACTGCTTCAAAACCTTTGTTTCCGGCTTTTGTTCCGGCCCTTTCTACGGCCTGCTCAATCGAATCCGTCGTCAGAATACCGAAAATCACCGGTACACCGGTACGCAATCCGACCTGCGCCACTCCTTTCGTCGCTTCATTGGCCACCATATCGAAATGAGGTGTCGCTCCCCGGATAACCGCTCCCAGGCAAATAACGGCATCGTATTTTCCGCTTTCCACCATTTTCTGCGCTGTCAGGGGAATTTCGAAAGCTCCCGGTACCCAGGCCAAGGTAATATCTTTTTCACATCCGCCGTGACGTACAAAGGCGTCGATTGCACCTCCCAGTAATTTACTGGTAATAAATTCATTAAAACGGCCGGCGACAATTCCTATACGCTGTCCTTCCGCCAATAATTTTCCTTCCAAAACATTCATAGTACCAAAATTTATATTTTTTTTTATTATTACATTATCAATCAATACATTACATGCCAGTTATTTGAAAATCAGTCTGAAACCTCTATTTCTCAGCCTTTTTCCAATCCCCTTTCACATGCAATATATGCCCCATTTTTTTGTATTTGGTATACATATAAAACTCATTTTTTTCATTACAGGTCATTTCTATCGGTTCCCGTCCGACCACTTCCAGTCCGTACCCATCCAATCCTCTTATCTTCAAAGGATTATTGGTCATAAGTATCATTTTCTTCACGCCTAAATCGGCCAAAATTTCCGCACCTGTACCGTATTCCCGCAAATCAGCCTTAAACCCGAGAGCCAGATTCGCTTCTACTGTATCCATACCTCCGTCCTGCAAATGATAAGCCCTTAATTTATTTATCAAACCGATTCCCCGGCCTTCCTGACGCAAATACAGCAATACACCCCGGCCATTCTTTTCTATTCTCCGTAAAGCTTCCGCCAGTTGTTCTCCGCAATCACAACGCAACGAACCGAAAGCATCCCCCGTCAGACATTCCGAATGTACCCGGCATAATACCGGCTCTCCGTCGGCCACATCTCCCTTCACCAAAGCGACATGGTGTTCTCCGTTGATCTTATTCACATATCCGTACGCTTTAAAAATACCGTATTTTGTAGGCATTTCGGCCTCCGTTACCCTTTCTACCAGAATTTCCGTTTTCCGGCGATAGGCAATCAGGTCAGCCACCGTTATTACTTTCAGACCGTGTTCCCGGGCAAACGCCAATAATTCGGTGGTACGCATCATCGTTCCGTCTTCCCGCATAATTTCGCAACATAAACCGCACTCCTTTAAGCCGGCAATCCGCATCAGGTCGACGGTCGCTTCAGTATGCCCCATCCGCTCCAAAACACCTCCCGGCTTGGCTTCCAACGGAAACATATGCCCCGGACGACGGAAGTCGGAAGGTTTTGCATCGTCTTCTACACATTTCATTGCCGTAACGGAGCGTTCCAGAGCCGA
It encodes the following:
- the yidC gene encoding membrane protein insertase YidC; amino-acid sequence: MDKNTIFGLVLIFLILIGFSYLTRPSEAELQRAQEQRDSIARVEAARAAQVAEQEKKDFELARQNDSLPQNQNTVFVQDSLTEKIITLENAKIRLQISTLGGRIVNVDLKDYCTHDSLPLILWNENKSTFGLNFYARNKQVNTEKYLFQPNTTESVLYAENGEQTLSLKLYSEDNKYVEFLYKLAPDSYMADFSILTHNMNDVIASNSSFLTLFWGADMPQLEKSKDFENRYTGVYYDFLSDDVENMSMTSDEKETLTNKIKWVAFKQQFFTSVLIAGESFTDVSLSTQISNEPGYLKKVYAEIPLVYEGKANEAYNMKFFFGPNSFPVLKEYGADIELPKLVNLGWKWVAWFNQYVVIPLFGFLENHVTTNYGLIILLLTLIIKLVLFPLTYKSYLSQAKMRVLKPQIDEINKKFPKEKALERQKATMALYKKAGVNPMGGCLPMLLQMPILIALFWFFPGAIELRQKSFLWATDLASYDSIATLPFTIPFYGNHVSLFCLLMTATNIIYMIMNKKNQPQNDQLKGMQTMMYLMPIMFLFIFNSYSSGLSYYYFVATLITIIQTWVIQRYVNDEKLLRQIELAKSKPVKKSKFQERLEQMQRMQEQRAREQQQKKKKN
- a CDS encoding winged helix-turn-helix domain-containing protein, producing MFKELDPLLHSELRLAIMSILISVESADFVFLKEQTKATAGNLSVQIDKLNKAGYIGIEKTFKGKMPQTICKIPPAGSSAFESYIEALKSYIGKLE
- a CDS encoding alpha/beta hydrolase, with the translated sequence MKKIFIILALVLEGGMSSFAAIALQYIPEEQRETVKPYLVFPYSADTDIPSITRIPKLIIHSPEDEVVPYAQGKQVFQAAQEPKTFLSVRGKHLKALLAKPDRILEQINNLTK
- a CDS encoding 2TM domain-containing protein, with translation METNTENRKKRLNKLYRQILIYIVIMLFLTFINYNQTPGHWWVIWPAAGWGLAILLQAIYTFFPSDEEDD
- a CDS encoding right-handed parallel beta-helix repeat-containing protein, with product MCVVFLATGKSKVYNMADFGLKANSGENASPLLVQAIETIKGEYHEGDRITLIFPAGRYDFHEAGASRREYYISNHDQVNPKIVGIALENLKHVTIDGQHSEFVFHGRMIPLSLLNSENCTLKNFSIDFENPHIAQIKVIKNDPQEGITFEVAPWVKYRIGEEGYFETTGEGWVARQSTGIAFEAESRHIVYNTSDLFYNTQGAQEVAPRTILAPQWKDKRLIPGTVIAMRTWYRPTPGLFLSHNRNTRLQNVKVHYAEGMGLLAQLCENITLDGFSVCLKGENDPRYFTTQADATHFSGCKGKIISKNGLYEGMMDDAINIHGTYLKVIRRLDNNTLVGRYMHDQAWGFEWGRPGDAVQFVNSSTMELVGNGNKIKTIHPYDKKEITGAREYLIQFEHPIDTAINARTGCGIENLEWTPEVVFSNNTVRNNRARGALFSTPKKTIVENNTFDHTSGTAILLCGDCNGWFETGACREVIIRNNRFINALTNMFQFTNAIISIYPEIPDLKAQKLYFHGGPGKGVIIENNFFETFDQPVVYAKSLDGFVFRKNTIRQNQEYPAFHWNKKRFLFERVKNIDIRHNKFDGGFDYRRDVTEK
- the tpx gene encoding thiol peroxidase, with the translated sequence MKITMHGNPLTLAGQPIKVGETAPVFTAADQGLKPVSLDQFKDKKVVISVFPSIDTPVCSAQMHRFNKIATELSNDIVIIAISCDLPFALHRYCAAEGIDRVVTLSDYKDVDFGKKYGFLIEELRLLSRGIVIVGKDRKVKYVEYVPEITHEPDYDKAMEALKKI
- the ribE gene encoding 6,7-dimethyl-8-ribityllumazine synthase yields the protein MNVLEGKLLAEGQRIGIVAGRFNEFITSKLLGGAIDAFVRHGGCEKDITLAWVPGAFEIPLTAQKMVESGKYDAVICLGAVIRGATPHFDMVANEATKGVAQVGLRTGVPVIFGILTTDSIEQAVERAGTKAGNKGFEAVATAIEMINLLKQI
- a CDS encoding bifunctional 3,4-dihydroxy-2-butanone-4-phosphate synthase/GTP cyclohydrolase II produces the protein MEEIKFSTIEEAVADLKAGKMIVAVDDPDRENEGDLICAAEFATLENVNFMASYAKGLICMPMGRALTEKLNLQQMVANNTDNHATAFTVSIDHISTTTGISALERSVTAMKCVEDDAKPSDFRRPGHMFPLEAKPGGVLERMGHTEATVDLMRIAGLKECGLCCEIMREDGTMMRTTELLAFAREHGLKVITVADLIAYRRKTEILVERVTEAEMPTKYGIFKAYGYVNKINGEHHVALVKGDVADGEPVLCRVHSECLTGDAFGSLRCDCGEQLAEALRRIEKNGRGVLLYLRQEGRGIGLINKLRAYHLQDGGMDTVEANLALGFKADLREYGTGAEILADLGVKKMILMTNNPLKIRGLDGYGLEVVGREPIEMTCNEKNEFYMYTKYKKMGHILHVKGDWKKAEK